Proteins encoded within one genomic window of Sphingomonas cannabina:
- the dksA gene encoding RNA polymerase-binding protein DksA, translating to MATVLDPSGDFEAWRVPANDESTDGYRPSADEPFMNPRQQEYFRAKLNAWKDAIYREAQGTLSQLQTDSLREADLADRATSETDWSIELRTRDRQRKLIAKIDAALRRIDEGEYGYCEVTGEPISLARLEARPIATMTVEAQERHERNERVSRDD from the coding sequence ATGGCCACTGTTCTTGATCCGTCGGGCGACTTCGAGGCCTGGCGCGTTCCGGCAAACGACGAAAGTACCGACGGCTATCGGCCGAGCGCCGACGAGCCGTTCATGAACCCGCGGCAGCAGGAATATTTCCGCGCAAAGCTCAATGCCTGGAAGGACGCGATCTATCGCGAGGCGCAGGGGACGCTGTCTCAGCTCCAGACCGACTCGCTGCGTGAGGCCGATCTCGCCGATCGCGCCACCAGCGAGACCGACTGGTCGATCGAGCTCAGGACCCGCGACCGCCAGCGCAAGCTGATCGCCAAGATCGACGCGGCGCTGCGCCGGATCGATGAGGGCGAGTACGGCTATTGCGAGGTCACCGGCGAGCCGATCTCGCTCGCCCGGTTGGAAGCGCGGCCGATCGCGACGATGACGGTCGAGGCGCAGGAGCGCCACGAGCGCAACGAGCGCGTCTCGCGCGACGACTAA
- a CDS encoding PilZ domain-containing protein — MDQLSYDSLMSAASGDSQRSGGRDSLLLAANLRMAGLDEPVQVRVRNLSAGGLMAEYAGHVDVNDPLEIEVRGLGWVRGRIAWATDGRIGVAFEKPVDPKAARKPVGTGRRPTPPTGYTGR; from the coding sequence ATGGACCAACTTTCGTATGATTCGCTGATGTCTGCCGCGTCGGGCGATTCGCAGCGCAGTGGCGGCCGTGACAGCCTGTTGCTCGCGGCGAACCTGCGGATGGCAGGGCTCGACGAGCCGGTGCAGGTGCGGGTGCGCAACCTTTCGGCGGGCGGGCTGATGGCCGAATATGCCGGTCACGTCGACGTCAACGATCCGCTGGAGATCGAGGTGCGCGGCCTCGGCTGGGTGCGCGGCCGCATCGCCTGGGCGACCGACGGACGCATCGGCGTGGCGTTCGAGAAGCCGGTCGATCCCAAGGCTGCGCGCAAGCCGGTCGGGACCGGACGGCGGCCGACGCCGCCGACCGGTTACACGGGGCGCTGA
- a CDS encoding YdcH family protein, translating to MQTAHISALEAKHASLDRKIADEQARPLPDRMMIAELKRRKLRVKEELTLL from the coding sequence ATGCAGACTGCGCATATTTCGGCGCTTGAGGCCAAGCACGCCTCGCTCGATCGCAAGATCGCCGATGAGCAGGCGCGTCCCTTGCCTGACCGGATGATGATTGCGGAGCTCAAACGCCGCAAACTGCGCGTGAAGGAGGAACTGACGCTCCTCTAG
- a CDS encoding DUF465 domain-containing protein: MDEAEIRRRIELLRVEHRDLDDAIAALAASPAPDQLQIARLKRRKLRLRDEIALLEDQLIPDIIA; encoded by the coding sequence GTGGACGAGGCCGAGATCCGGCGGCGAATCGAGCTTCTGAGGGTCGAGCATCGCGACCTCGACGATGCCATCGCCGCGCTGGCCGCGAGTCCGGCGCCCGATCAGCTCCAGATCGCGCGACTCAAGCGGCGCAAGCTGCGCCTGCGCGACGAGATCGCGCTGCTCGAGGACCAGCTCATCCCCGACATCATCGCTTGA
- a CDS encoding DUF1465 family protein, with amino-acid sequence MTGEHAHLHRRLIDSLYVESMLLADEARGYFDEVGRGDRESLDAFSRVVFSCESMKVTTRLMHVIAWLLTQRAVQVGELKPKDALDPSRRLGEAPESEAQVIDVMPDAARVLITASIDLHRRVARLDRAQGEPPLTVSPARAMIDRLALSF; translated from the coding sequence ATGACAGGCGAACACGCGCATCTCCACCGACGGCTGATCGATTCGCTCTATGTCGAATCGATGCTGCTCGCCGACGAGGCGCGGGGCTATTTCGACGAGGTCGGCCGCGGCGACCGCGAGTCGCTCGATGCCTTCTCGCGGGTGGTGTTCTCGTGCGAGTCGATGAAGGTGACGACGCGGCTGATGCACGTCATCGCCTGGCTGCTCACCCAGCGCGCGGTGCAGGTCGGCGAGCTCAAGCCGAAGGACGCGCTCGATCCCTCACGCCGACTCGGCGAGGCGCCCGAGAGCGAGGCGCAGGTGATCGACGTCATGCCCGACGCGGCGCGGGTGCTGATCACGGCGAGCATCGACCTCCACCGCCGCGTCGCCCGCCTCGACCGCGCCCAGGGCGAGCCGCCGCTGACGGTCAGCCCCGCGCGGGCGATGATCGACCGGCTGGCGCTGTCGTTCTGA
- a CDS encoding NAD(P)H-dependent flavin oxidoreductase, translating to MALPPIFDRLRLPVIGSPLFIVSGPDLVIAQCKAGIVGSFPALNARPQSLLDEWLHRITEELAAWNRDNPDRPAAPFAVNQIVHRSNDRLEVDVATCAKWQVPIVITSLGAREELNTAVHSWGGITLHDVINDQFAHKAIEKGANGLIAVCAGAGGHAGRLNPFAFVQEIREWFGGPLVLSGAIANGGAILAAEACGADLAYIGSPFIATDEANAVDAYKQAIVDGHASDIVYSNLFTGVHGNYLRGSIAAAGLDPDNLPEGDLKTMNFGGNQAKAWRDIWGSGQGIGAVHEIEPVAARVDRLEAEYRAAKARIAAL from the coding sequence ATGGCCCTGCCCCCGATCTTCGACCGCTTGCGGCTTCCCGTCATCGGCTCGCCGCTGTTCATCGTCTCCGGTCCCGATCTGGTGATCGCCCAGTGCAAGGCGGGGATCGTTGGCTCCTTCCCCGCCCTCAACGCGCGGCCGCAGTCGCTGCTCGACGAATGGCTTCATCGGATCACCGAGGAGCTCGCGGCGTGGAACCGGGACAATCCCGATCGGCCGGCCGCGCCGTTCGCGGTCAATCAGATCGTCCATCGCTCCAACGACCGGCTGGAGGTCGACGTCGCGACCTGCGCCAAATGGCAGGTGCCGATCGTCATCACCTCGCTGGGCGCGCGCGAAGAGCTCAATACCGCGGTCCACAGCTGGGGCGGGATCACGCTTCACGACGTCATCAACGACCAGTTCGCGCACAAGGCGATCGAGAAGGGCGCGAACGGGCTGATCGCGGTGTGCGCCGGCGCCGGCGGCCATGCCGGGCGGCTCAACCCCTTCGCCTTCGTGCAGGAGATCCGCGAATGGTTCGGCGGGCCGCTGGTGCTGTCGGGCGCGATCGCCAACGGCGGCGCGATCCTGGCGGCCGAGGCGTGCGGCGCCGACCTCGCCTATATCGGCTCGCCCTTCATCGCCACCGATGAGGCGAACGCGGTCGATGCCTACAAGCAGGCGATCGTCGACGGCCACGCGTCCGACATCGTCTATTCCAACCTGTTCACCGGCGTGCACGGCAACTACCTGCGCGGCTCGATCGCCGCGGCAGGGCTCGACCCGGACAATCTGCCCGAGGGCGATCTCAAGACGATGAACTTCGGCGGCAACCAGGCCAAGGCCTGGCGCGACATCTGGGGATCGGGCCAGGGAATCGGCGCAGTCCACGAGATCGAGCCGGTGGCGGCGCGCGTCGACCGTCTCGAAGCGGAATATCGCGCCGCCAAGGCACGGATCGCCGCGCTCTAA
- a CDS encoding M1 family metallopeptidase yields MKSSAAAAVLLFTVSTPALAASQLPRTVMPLAYDIRVEPNAPAMTFAGTETVDIDVKEATNTIVLNAAELDVTKASFDGVAAKATVDENAQTLTVTLPKPATVGRHKLSFAWSGKINTSAAGLFAIDYTDDDGTKQRMLATQFEAPDARRFAPMFDEPSFKAKFKLTAVAPAGQLAFSNMPAASITKEGGKQLYSFAETPVMSSYLLYLGMGNVERKTVMSGKTEIGVITRRGVADQGDYALDAAKKLLTYYNDYFGQPYPLPKLDMIAGPGSSQFFGAMENWGAIFYFEPELLFDAKRASVSSQQRIYTVVAHEMAHQWFGDLVTMRWWDDLWLNEGFASWMEGKATGDLNPQWNLAAAAVGSDREAAMRLDAVATTHPIIRKVETVDQIGEAFDAITYQKGQEVINMLESVVGADAFREGVRRYMAKYKYSNTVTDQLWAEVSAAAGRDIAPMMHDFTLQGGVPLVTVNSASCAGGRTNVSFSQIRFGLDEASKAATTWRVPVTFAVAGGAATSTTAQGPSAQSASAQGCGTLVVNPGKRGYYRTRYDAASHAAIVRDFASLAVGDQVGTLGDDLALGMSGDQDLARWFETLGAVKPDADPLVWTMVVGQLGRVGDLYDGTPLEQRYQAKALDVLSPALKRFGLEPRAGDSPLVTNLREALVGALGNIGDPDVLAAARSYVAKLKANPDAIPPAIRRPILRTYAQNATPAEWETLLAMTRAETSPVVRNGYIGLLGLVRDEALARRALDLVKATEFTAPQRADLLSAIADNHPELAFDFAAANTDLVNGLLETSTRSSFIVSLASGSNDPATIVKVEAWAAKNLPEASRGPAKRTVTSIRNRAAYADRLRPAVTAWVGG; encoded by the coding sequence ATGAAGTCTTCCGCCGCTGCTGCCGTCCTGCTCTTCACCGTTTCCACGCCCGCGCTCGCCGCGAGCCAGCTGCCCCGCACCGTCATGCCGCTCGCCTATGACATCCGCGTCGAGCCGAACGCGCCGGCGATGACCTTCGCCGGCACCGAGACGGTCGACATCGACGTGAAGGAGGCGACGAACACGATCGTGCTCAACGCCGCCGAGCTGGATGTCACCAAGGCGAGCTTCGACGGAGTCGCGGCGAAGGCGACGGTCGACGAGAATGCGCAGACGCTGACCGTGACGCTGCCGAAGCCCGCGACCGTCGGCCGCCACAAGCTGAGCTTCGCCTGGAGCGGCAAGATCAACACCTCCGCCGCCGGCCTGTTCGCGATCGACTACACCGACGACGACGGCACCAAGCAGCGGATGCTGGCGACGCAGTTCGAGGCGCCCGACGCACGCCGCTTCGCGCCGATGTTCGACGAGCCGTCGTTCAAGGCGAAGTTCAAGCTGACGGCGGTGGCGCCGGCCGGACAGCTCGCCTTCTCGAACATGCCGGCCGCTTCGATCACCAAGGAGGGCGGCAAGCAGCTCTACAGCTTCGCCGAAACGCCGGTGATGTCGAGCTACCTGCTCTACCTCGGCATGGGCAATGTCGAGCGCAAGACGGTGATGTCGGGCAAGACCGAAATCGGCGTGATCACCCGCCGCGGCGTGGCCGACCAGGGCGACTATGCACTCGATGCGGCGAAGAAGCTGCTCACCTATTACAACGACTATTTCGGCCAGCCCTATCCGCTGCCCAAGCTCGACATGATCGCGGGGCCGGGGAGCAGCCAGTTCTTCGGCGCGATGGAGAATTGGGGCGCGATCTTCTACTTCGAGCCCGAGCTGCTGTTCGACGCCAAGCGCGCGAGCGTCAGCAGCCAGCAGCGCATCTACACGGTGGTGGCGCACGAGATGGCGCACCAGTGGTTCGGCGACCTCGTCACCATGCGCTGGTGGGACGACCTGTGGCTGAACGAGGGCTTCGCCTCGTGGATGGAGGGCAAGGCGACCGGCGACCTCAATCCGCAGTGGAACCTCGCCGCCGCGGCGGTCGGCAGCGACCGCGAGGCCGCGATGCGGCTCGACGCGGTGGCGACGACGCACCCGATCATCCGCAAGGTCGAGACTGTCGATCAGATCGGCGAGGCCTTCGATGCGATCACCTATCAAAAGGGCCAGGAAGTCATCAACATGCTCGAATCCGTGGTGGGCGCCGATGCCTTCCGCGAGGGCGTGCGCCGCTACATGGCCAAGTACAAATATTCGAACACGGTGACCGACCAGCTGTGGGCCGAGGTGTCGGCGGCGGCGGGCCGCGACATCGCGCCGATGATGCACGACTTCACGCTCCAGGGCGGCGTGCCGCTGGTGACGGTCAATTCGGCGAGCTGCGCGGGCGGCCGGACCAACGTCAGCTTCAGCCAGATCCGCTTCGGGCTCGACGAAGCGTCGAAGGCGGCGACGACCTGGCGCGTGCCGGTCACGTTCGCGGTGGCCGGAGGCGCGGCGACGAGCACGACGGCGCAGGGCCCATCGGCGCAGTCGGCGAGCGCGCAAGGCTGCGGCACGCTGGTCGTGAACCCGGGCAAGCGCGGCTATTACCGCACCCGCTACGACGCAGCGAGCCATGCGGCGATCGTCCGCGATTTCGCCAGCCTCGCCGTTGGTGACCAGGTCGGCACGCTCGGCGACGACCTCGCGCTCGGCATGTCGGGCGACCAGGATCTCGCCCGCTGGTTCGAGACGCTGGGCGCGGTGAAGCCCGATGCCGATCCGCTGGTGTGGACGATGGTCGTCGGTCAGCTCGGCCGCGTCGGCGACCTCTATGACGGCACGCCGCTCGAGCAGCGCTATCAAGCCAAGGCGCTCGACGTGCTGAGCCCCGCCCTGAAGCGCTTCGGGCTCGAGCCACGTGCCGGCGACAGCCCGCTCGTCACCAACCTGCGCGAGGCTCTGGTCGGGGCGCTCGGCAATATCGGCGATCCCGACGTGCTGGCGGCGGCGCGCAGCTACGTCGCCAAGCTCAAGGCCAACCCGGACGCGATCCCGCCGGCGATCCGCCGCCCGATCCTGCGCACCTATGCGCAGAACGCGACGCCGGCCGAATGGGAGACGCTGCTGGCGATGACCCGGGCAGAGACCTCGCCGGTCGTGCGCAACGGCTATATCGGTCTGCTGGGGCTGGTCCGTGACGAGGCGCTGGCGCGGCGCGCGCTCGATCTGGTCAAGGCGACCGAGTTCACGGCTCCGCAGCGTGCCGATCTGCTGTCCGCGATCGCCGACAACCACCCCGAGCTCGCGTTCGATTTCGCCGCGGCGAATACGGACCTGGTGAACGGTTTGCTGGAGACCAGCACGCGCTCGTCCTTCATCGTCAGCCTCGCCAGCGGTTCCAACGACCCGGCGACGATCGTCAAGGTGGAGGCCTGGGCGGCGAAGAACCTGCCCGAAGCGTCGCGCGGGCCGGCGAAGCGGACGGTGACGTCGATCAGGAACCGTGCGGCCTACGCCGACCGCCTGCGGCCGGCGGTGACGGCGTGGGTTGGGGGCTGA
- a CDS encoding gamma carbonic anhydrase family protein, with translation MPLYEFDGQQPQLAAGAWVAPSADLIGDVRLGEQASVWFGAAIRGDNTPILIGARSNVQEGAVLHSDPGAPLTIGEDVTVGHKAVLHGCTIGARALIGMGAIVLNRAVIGEDCIVGAGALVTEGKEFPAGHLIIGSPARAVRPLDDTAKAVLLASARIYVQKAGEYAAGLRRVG, from the coding sequence ATGCCGCTCTACGAATTCGACGGTCAGCAGCCACAACTCGCCGCCGGAGCCTGGGTTGCGCCGAGCGCCGACCTGATCGGCGACGTCCGGCTTGGCGAGCAGGCGAGCGTATGGTTCGGCGCGGCGATCCGGGGCGACAACACGCCGATCCTGATTGGCGCGCGCAGCAATGTGCAGGAGGGCGCGGTGCTCCACTCCGATCCCGGCGCGCCGCTCACCATCGGCGAGGATGTGACGGTCGGGCACAAGGCGGTGCTGCACGGCTGCACCATCGGCGCGCGCGCGCTGATCGGCATGGGTGCGATCGTCCTCAACCGCGCGGTGATCGGCGAGGATTGCATCGTCGGCGCCGGCGCGCTGGTGACCGAGGGGAAGGAATTCCCCGCCGGCCACCTCATCATCGGCTCCCCTGCCCGTGCCGTCCGCCCTCTGGACGACACGGCGAAGGCGGTGCTGCTCGCCTCGGCGCGCATCTATGTTCAGAAGGCCGGCGAATATGCCGCCGGCCTGCGGCGGGTTGGGTAA
- a CDS encoding MarR family winged helix-turn-helix transcriptional regulator, with amino-acid sequence MAVLKIEDCATNRAPGRMIRRIDKIMASYVGSKFDEAHGVSFLQWVALKVVRDGAVGNAGELARELGITTGATTRMIDALEVRGLLTRDRGTDDRRVVRLAITPEGRDIVEKLHELVVPAWNEVLTDFTQEEVDTLVELLLKLVTAAERVSGSLAQVREAVE; translated from the coding sequence ATGGCCGTTCTCAAAATCGAAGACTGCGCGACCAATCGGGCGCCGGGGCGGATGATCCGCCGGATCGACAAGATCATGGCGAGCTATGTCGGATCGAAGTTCGACGAAGCTCACGGCGTCAGTTTCCTGCAGTGGGTCGCGCTCAAGGTCGTGCGCGACGGCGCGGTCGGTAACGCCGGCGAGTTGGCGCGCGAGCTCGGCATCACCACGGGCGCGACGACGCGCATGATCGATGCGCTGGAGGTGCGCGGCCTGTTGACGCGCGATCGCGGCACCGACGACCGTCGCGTCGTGCGGCTGGCAATCACGCCCGAAGGCCGGGACATCGTGGAGAAGCTCCACGAGCTGGTCGTGCCGGCATGGAACGAAGTGCTCACCGACTTCACCCAGGAAGAGGTCGATACGCTCGTCGAGCTGCTGCTCAAGCTGGTGACCGCGGCCGAGCGGGTCAGCGGCAGTCTGGCGCAGGTCAGGGAGGCGGTGGAATGA
- a CDS encoding efflux transporter outer membrane subunit, translating into MTRAIGIAALTALLLAGCASVPHDPPQVAKVEAGTLGLDSGTAAIDSEWWTAFGDPQLDRLVGMGLSGSPTLESALARVRAAEAAVSVRRADELPQVTVDGQTQLQRFSENYIIPPPYGGSTRWVSTVQANLNWNLDLFGRQRAMVAQARASADAARLDAAAARLTIATSIAETYVGLARAERLIQVADGFVTTRQQALRYVQSRIRNQLASQFELRQAETLLAEAEQARTRAQAQRELLVHALAALVGRGADFYPQITTPTLALDTPPTVPDVLPADLLGRRPDLLAGQARIDAAAAGRQVARTDFLPNVSITALAGIAALGLGNAVDFGSRTYGAGPAIHLPIFEGGKLKAQYRGATADLDGAVASYNGAVVGAVREAADAVTQVRSADQDLADQRRVLTGLRETARLDQVRVSTGLGSRLDAIESGFRLLEAEQALVGLQADALTRRIQLIAALGGGFDPNRPLAAAPASDKHS; encoded by the coding sequence ATGACGCGCGCGATCGGAATTGCGGCGCTGACGGCGCTGCTGCTCGCGGGATGCGCGAGCGTGCCGCACGATCCGCCGCAGGTGGCGAAGGTCGAGGCGGGCACGCTCGGCCTCGACAGCGGCACGGCGGCGATCGATTCGGAGTGGTGGACCGCGTTTGGCGATCCGCAGCTTGACCGGCTGGTCGGGATGGGCCTGTCCGGCAGCCCGACGCTGGAGAGCGCGCTCGCCCGCGTCCGCGCGGCCGAGGCGGCGGTGTCGGTGCGGCGGGCGGACGAGCTGCCGCAGGTCACCGTCGACGGCCAGACCCAGCTCCAGCGCTTTTCGGAGAACTACATCATCCCGCCGCCCTACGGCGGCAGCACTCGTTGGGTTTCGACGGTCCAGGCCAACCTCAACTGGAACCTCGATCTGTTCGGACGCCAGCGCGCGATGGTCGCCCAGGCCCGCGCCAGCGCCGATGCCGCGCGGCTCGACGCGGCTGCGGCTCGCCTTACGATCGCCACCTCGATCGCGGAGACTTATGTCGGGCTGGCGCGGGCGGAGCGGCTGATCCAGGTCGCCGACGGCTTCGTGACGACGCGCCAGCAGGCGCTGCGCTACGTCCAGTCGCGCATCCGGAACCAGCTCGCCAGCCAGTTCGAGCTCAGGCAGGCCGAGACGCTGCTCGCCGAGGCCGAGCAGGCCCGCACCCGGGCGCAGGCGCAGCGCGAGCTGCTCGTCCACGCACTCGCAGCGCTGGTCGGCCGGGGAGCGGATTTCTACCCCCAGATCACCACGCCGACGCTCGCGCTCGATACGCCGCCGACGGTGCCGGATGTCCTCCCCGCCGATCTGCTCGGCCGCCGGCCGGACCTGCTCGCCGGCCAGGCGCGGATCGATGCAGCGGCGGCGGGGCGGCAGGTGGCGCGGACCGACTTCCTGCCCAACGTCAGCATCACCGCGCTCGCCGGCATCGCGGCGCTCGGGCTCGGCAATGCGGTCGACTTCGGCTCGCGCACCTATGGCGCCGGGCCGGCGATCCATCTGCCGATCTTCGAGGGCGGCAAGCTCAAGGCGCAATATCGCGGCGCCACTGCCGATCTCGACGGCGCGGTCGCCAGCTACAACGGTGCGGTCGTCGGGGCGGTGCGCGAGGCGGCCGATGCGGTGACGCAGGTGCGCTCGGCCGACCAGGATCTCGCCGACCAGCGTCGCGTCCTGACCGGCCTGCGCGAGACGGCGCGGCTCGACCAGGTGCGCGTCTCCACCGGTCTCGGCTCGCGGCTCGACGCGATCGAATCGGGCTTCCGCCTGCTCGAGGCGGAGCAGGCGCTGGTCGGGCTCCAGGCCGACGCGCTCACCCGCCGCATCCAGCTGATCGCCGCCCTGGGCGGCGGCTTCGATCCCAACCGGCCGCTCGCCGCGGCCCCTGCTTCGGACAAGCACTCATGA
- a CDS encoding HlyD family secretion protein, with the protein MTDNSPVDWKNRAETVEPIDPREEIEDVMPQSAPPAPPPPPAKSRARRIGFLILGAVILIGAIIYGVMELTAPPSEETDDAYVGGNIVAVTARDGGTVLALHADNTQAVTQGQPLIDLDPATTDVQLAAAEAALGRAVRAVRSNTAQVDEAGAEIAQAQADLSKALNDYARRRGAAADGAVSGEELSHAADAVTTARAALNLARAKQAQAASTVAGTTLANNPQVLAAIADLRQAAINSSHMRITAPVSGVIAQRTVQLGQKVAAGTPLMAVVPLDSLWVDANFRETQLQHLRVGQPAVIHADVYGKDVTFHGKVLGLGAGSGNAFSLLPPQNASGNWIKIVQRVPVRIALDPKELRQHPLRVGLSVNAEVDTSNRSGPLVAGAAPPAGGVQQSLDGGPEVEARIRRIIAENLGRGR; encoded by the coding sequence ATGACCGACAACAGCCCCGTCGACTGGAAGAACCGGGCCGAGACCGTCGAGCCGATCGACCCCCGCGAAGAAATCGAGGACGTCATGCCGCAGTCAGCGCCTCCCGCACCGCCGCCTCCGCCGGCCAAGTCGCGTGCCCGCCGGATCGGGTTCCTGATCCTGGGCGCGGTGATCCTGATCGGCGCGATCATCTACGGCGTCATGGAGCTCACCGCGCCGCCGAGCGAGGAGACCGACGACGCCTATGTCGGCGGCAACATCGTCGCGGTGACGGCGCGCGACGGCGGCACCGTGCTCGCGCTCCACGCCGACAACACCCAGGCGGTGACGCAGGGCCAGCCTCTGATCGATCTCGACCCCGCCACCACCGACGTCCAGCTCGCCGCCGCCGAGGCCGCGCTCGGCCGGGCGGTGCGCGCGGTGCGCTCGAACACCGCGCAGGTCGACGAGGCGGGGGCGGAGATCGCCCAGGCCCAGGCCGATCTCTCCAAGGCGCTCAACGACTATGCCCGCCGCAGGGGCGCCGCCGCCGACGGCGCGGTCTCGGGCGAGGAGCTGAGCCACGCCGCCGACGCGGTCACCACCGCGCGTGCCGCGCTCAACCTCGCCCGCGCCAAGCAGGCGCAGGCGGCGAGCACGGTCGCCGGCACGACGCTCGCCAACAACCCGCAGGTGCTCGCGGCGATCGCCGACCTGCGCCAGGCGGCGATCAACAGCAGCCATATGCGGATCACGGCGCCGGTCTCCGGCGTGATCGCCCAGCGTACCGTCCAGCTCGGCCAGAAGGTCGCGGCCGGCACGCCGTTGATGGCGGTGGTGCCGCTCGACAGCCTGTGGGTCGACGCCAACTTCCGCGAGACGCAGCTCCAGCACCTGCGTGTCGGTCAGCCGGCCGTCATCCACGCCGATGTCTATGGCAAGGACGTGACTTTCCACGGCAAGGTGCTCGGCCTCGGCGCGGGCAGCGGCAACGCCTTCTCGCTGCTGCCACCGCAGAACGCCTCGGGCAACTGGATCAAGATCGTCCAGCGCGTGCCGGTGCGCATCGCGCTCGATCCGAAGGAACTGCGCCAGCATCCGCTCCGCGTCGGCCTGTCGGTCAATGCCGAGGTCGATACCAGCAACCGCTCCGGCCCGCTGGTCGCCGGCGCCGCCCCGCCCGCTGGCGGCGTGCAGCAGAGCCTCGACGGCGGTCCCGAGGTCGAGGCGCGCATCCGCCGCATCATCGCCGAGAATCTGGGACGCGGACGGTGA
- a CDS encoding DHA2 family efflux MFS transporter permease subunit translates to MSDAARAEPPPLRGAALGVTSIALALGTFMQVLDSTIANVSLPTIAGNLGVSTDNGTWVITSFAVANGVTVPLTGWLMQRFGVVRTFTASVILFTIASLLCGIAWSLPSLIAFRVLQGAVSGPMIPGSQALLIAIFPHHKRGTALAIWSMTTLVAPVLGPVLGGYISDNYHWGWIFLINVPVGIIAAGITWRSLSTRETPTRKLPIDTVGLLLLAFWVFSLQTMLDLGKDRDWFHNQLIVVLTIFAAIGFVAWAIWEATDRAPAVDLSLFRRRNFAFGTLALCLGYALFFANNLLLPLWLQTQMGYTATWAGFVAAPSGIVAVIATPFIARLRVDARWLATGAFLAFGISYFMRSQYTPDASFWTLTMPLLLQGLAMSMFFVPLVTISLDGLPPERVPSASGISNFARITAGSFAASLTTTYWDRREALHQTRLTEVGNDYSPVYRQTVEQLQATGMSPLQAAGSVMRQIVNQSYLLSSLELFWICGWLTLAMIGVIWITRKPAPSQHTVAAD, encoded by the coding sequence GTGAGCGACGCGGCGCGCGCAGAGCCGCCGCCGCTCCGCGGCGCGGCGCTGGGGGTGACCTCGATTGCGCTGGCGCTGGGCACCTTCATGCAGGTGCTCGATTCGACCATCGCCAACGTGTCGCTCCCGACGATCGCCGGCAATCTCGGCGTCTCGACCGACAACGGTACCTGGGTGATCACCTCCTTCGCCGTGGCGAACGGCGTGACGGTGCCGCTGACCGGCTGGCTGATGCAGCGTTTCGGGGTGGTGAGGACCTTCACCGCTTCGGTGATCCTGTTCACCATCGCCTCGCTCCTGTGCGGCATTGCCTGGAGCCTGCCGTCGCTGATCGCCTTCCGTGTCCTGCAGGGCGCGGTCTCCGGGCCGATGATCCCAGGCAGTCAGGCGCTTCTGATCGCGATCTTCCCGCATCACAAGCGCGGCACCGCGCTGGCGATCTGGTCGATGACGACGCTGGTCGCGCCGGTGCTGGGGCCGGTGCTGGGCGGCTATATCTCCGACAACTACCACTGGGGCTGGATCTTCCTGATCAACGTCCCCGTCGGGATCATCGCCGCGGGCATCACCTGGCGCTCGCTCTCGACCCGCGAGACGCCGACGCGCAAGCTGCCGATCGACACGGTCGGGCTGCTGCTGCTCGCCTTCTGGGTGTTCAGCCTGCAGACGATGCTCGACCTCGGCAAGGACCGCGACTGGTTCCACAACCAGTTGATCGTCGTACTCACCATTTTCGCCGCGATCGGCTTCGTCGCCTGGGCGATCTGGGAGGCGACCGACCGCGCCCCGGCGGTCGACCTCAGCCTGTTCCGGCGGCGCAACTTCGCCTTCGGCACGCTGGCACTCTGCCTCGGCTATGCGCTGTTCTTCGCCAACAACCTGCTGCTGCCGCTGTGGCTGCAGACGCAGATGGGCTACACCGCGACCTGGGCGGGCTTCGTCGCCGCGCCGAGCGGCATCGTCGCGGTGATCGCGACGCCTTTCATCGCGCGGCTGAGGGTGGACGCACGCTGGCTGGCGACGGGCGCCTTCCTGGCGTTCGGCATCTCCTATTTCATGCGCTCGCAATACACCCCCGACGCCAGCTTCTGGACGCTGACGATGCCGCTGCTGCTGCAGGGGCTGGCGATGAGCATGTTCTTCGTGCCGCTTGTCACCATCTCGCTCGATGGCCTGCCGCCGGAGCGGGTGCCGTCGGCGAGCGGTATCTCGAACTTCGCGCGCATCACGGCGGGCAGCTTCGCAGCATCGCTCACCACCACCTATTGGGACCGGCGCGAGGCGCTGCACCAAACGCGGCTGACCGAGGTCGGCAACGATTATTCGCCGGTCTACCGCCAGACGGTGGAGCAACTCCAGGCGACCGGCATGAGCCCGCTTCAGGCGGCGGGATCGGTGATGCGGCAGATCGTCAACCAATCCTACCTGCTCTCGTCGCTCGAGCTGTTCTGGATCTGCGGCTGGCTGACGCTGGCGATGATCGGCGTGATCTGGATCACCCGTAAGCCGGCGCCGAGCCAGCATACGGTGGCGGCGGATTGA